From one Candidatus Rhodoluna planktonica genomic stretch:
- the glmM gene encoding phosphoglucosamine mutase: protein MARLFGTDGVRGLANRDLTVDIAVKLAQAAAVVLGEDARARGLKPKAVIGRDPRISGEFLAAAVSAGLAGSGVDVFDAGVLPTPATAFLTADLDADFGVMISASHNPAPDNGIKFFARGGHKLPDELEDRIEAAMAGDLLLPIGGGVGHVTRFADAEDRYVVHLLGALPNRLDGLKVVVDCAHGAASGVSPEVFADAGAQVIVIGADPDGLNINLGYGSTHLSALQTAVLEHSADLGIAHDGDADRCLAVDHNGAIVDGDQIMAILALSLKERGQLARNTLVATVMSNLGLKLAMQEAGIEVIETKVGDRYVLEEIRSGGYTLGGEQSGHVIFSQYATTGDGILTGLKIAAEVARSKKPLAELTKAMKVYPQVLVNVPGVDKTKVSTNQVLQAAVAEAEADLHGTGRVLLRASGTEPLVRVMVEAADEGTAQSWADRIARVVEQQLKL from the coding sequence ATGGCGAGACTCTTTGGCACCGACGGTGTTCGAGGTCTCGCCAATCGTGATTTAACGGTCGATATCGCCGTCAAACTTGCCCAGGCTGCAGCCGTTGTGCTCGGCGAAGATGCCCGCGCCAGAGGGCTGAAGCCAAAAGCTGTAATCGGTCGTGACCCCCGCATCTCCGGAGAATTTCTTGCCGCCGCAGTCAGTGCCGGTTTAGCGGGATCGGGCGTTGACGTTTTCGATGCCGGAGTTCTACCAACCCCAGCAACAGCGTTTCTTACCGCCGATCTCGATGCCGATTTTGGCGTCATGATTTCGGCTTCGCACAATCCAGCACCAGATAATGGCATCAAATTTTTTGCTCGCGGAGGCCACAAACTTCCTGATGAACTTGAAGACCGAATTGAAGCTGCGATGGCCGGCGACTTGCTGCTGCCTATCGGTGGCGGGGTAGGTCACGTCACCCGATTTGCTGATGCCGAAGACCGCTACGTGGTGCATCTTTTAGGCGCCCTGCCAAACCGACTCGACGGTTTAAAAGTTGTGGTCGACTGCGCCCACGGGGCTGCATCCGGTGTTTCACCCGAGGTGTTTGCCGATGCTGGTGCCCAAGTAATTGTGATTGGTGCCGACCCTGACGGTCTAAACATCAATCTTGGTTATGGCTCAACCCACCTGAGCGCGCTGCAGACTGCAGTTTTAGAGCACTCGGCCGACCTGGGCATTGCTCACGACGGTGATGCTGATCGCTGCTTGGCTGTTGACCACAACGGCGCAATCGTGGATGGCGACCAGATCATGGCAATTTTGGCGCTGTCGCTGAAAGAGCGCGGTCAGCTAGCTCGAAACACGCTGGTTGCAACGGTGATGAGCAACCTTGGTTTGAAGTTGGCGATGCAAGAAGCCGGCATTGAAGTTATCGAAACCAAAGTAGGCGACCGTTACGTGCTCGAAGAAATTCGCTCTGGCGGATACACCCTCGGTGGCGAGCAATCTGGCCACGTTATTTTCTCGCAGTACGCCACCACCGGTGACGGAATCTTGACCGGGCTCAAGATTGCCGCCGAGGTTGCTCGCTCGAAGAAACCGCTGGCAGAACTCACCAAAGCTATGAAGGTTTATCCTCAGGTTTTGGTTAACGTGCCGGGCGTCGACAAGACCAAAGTAAGCACCAACCAGGTTTTGCAGGCGGCTGTTGCCGAAGCTGAGGCCGACTTGCATGGCACCGGCCGAGTGCTGCTGCGTGCATCCGGCACTGAACCTTTGGTTCGGGTGATGGTTGAAGCTGCTGATGAGGGCACGGCTCAAAGCTGGGCCGATCGCATCGCTCGTGTCGTCGAACAGCAACTCAAGCTCTAA